Proteins encoded by one window of Brevibacterium atlanticum:
- a CDS encoding MFS transporter → MTQTQKRILLIGLVPLFMSLLSVSSINVVLPSISADIHASTSALQWVLTGYALSFGVVLVAAGRAGDVFGRGQLFAIGVGLFGLSSLVSGIAPDPLTLNLARVFMGLGSGLLNPQVVGLLQQYFQGPARGRAFGMMGTTVGLSVAIGPVLGGAFIALFGSYLGWRATFLVNVPFAVASLILARAWLPSGAWRPAVADGAVNEKNDRDLDPVGVVLLGLGVLLILLPFVESSVGWFVWLALPLGLAAIWVWTRWERRYARLGHPPMVDLELFRIRSFSNGSIIITLYFLGVTSVWVLVAMYMQQGLGHSALAAGMIGLPAALLSAVSADVSGRFVFQIGRRLVVWGIVTCLVGLIATIAVVLLLSQGIGSEWWMLLTLAFIGTAQGMVISPNQTLTLQEVPLKYAGSSGGVLQTGQRIGTSMGLAIMTALAFSITAVSSWHMGMVGAFAAIAVIVILAGVVGLSEVRRGGRRRG, encoded by the coding sequence ATGACGCAGACCCAGAAGCGGATCCTCCTCATCGGTCTCGTTCCCCTCTTCATGTCTCTGCTGTCGGTGTCGAGTATCAATGTCGTCCTCCCATCGATCTCCGCAGACATCCATGCCTCGACCTCGGCGCTGCAGTGGGTGCTCACCGGCTATGCACTGTCCTTCGGAGTCGTCCTCGTCGCCGCCGGTCGCGCCGGCGATGTCTTCGGCCGTGGGCAGCTGTTCGCGATCGGTGTGGGTCTCTTTGGGCTCTCGTCGCTGGTGTCCGGCATCGCCCCGGATCCTCTGACGCTCAACCTCGCCCGCGTCTTCATGGGGTTGGGTTCAGGGCTGCTCAACCCGCAGGTCGTCGGCCTGCTGCAGCAGTATTTCCAGGGTCCGGCCCGCGGTCGTGCGTTCGGAATGATGGGCACGACCGTGGGACTCTCCGTCGCCATCGGACCGGTGCTCGGCGGTGCGTTCATCGCCCTGTTCGGAAGCTACCTCGGCTGGCGCGCGACCTTCCTCGTCAACGTCCCCTTCGCCGTCGCCTCGCTCATCCTCGCCCGCGCCTGGCTGCCGAGCGGTGCCTGGCGACCCGCCGTCGCGGACGGAGCCGTGAACGAGAAGAACGACAGAGACCTCGACCCCGTCGGGGTGGTTCTGCTCGGACTCGGTGTGCTCCTCATCCTGCTGCCCTTCGTCGAGTCGTCCGTCGGCTGGTTCGTGTGGCTTGCCCTGCCATTGGGTCTGGCCGCGATCTGGGTGTGGACGCGGTGGGAGCGCCGCTATGCGCGTCTCGGTCACCCGCCGATGGTCGATCTCGAGCTGTTCCGCATCCGCAGCTTCAGCAACGGCTCGATCATCATCACCCTCTACTTCCTCGGCGTGACCAGCGTCTGGGTCCTCGTGGCGATGTACATGCAGCAGGGGCTGGGGCATTCGGCGCTGGCAGCGGGCATGATCGGCCTGCCGGCAGCGCTGCTGTCTGCCGTCTCCGCTGATGTCTCCGGGCGATTCGTCTTCCAGATCGGGCGCCGCCTCGTCGTGTGGGGGATCGTGACCTGTCTCGTGGGTCTCATTGCGACCATCGCCGTCGTTCTGCTGCTGTCCCAGGGGATCGGCAGCGAATGGTGGATGCTGCTCACCCTCGCGTTCATCGGAACGGCACAGGGCATGGTGATCAGCCCCAATCAGACGCTGACTCTGCAGGAGGTGCCGCTGAAGTATGCTGGCTCCTCCGGAGGCGTCCTGCAGACCGGCCAGCGCATCGGCACATCGATGGGCTTGGCGATCATGACCGCCCTCGCCTTCTCGATCACTGCCGTGAGCAGTTGGCATATGGGCATGGTCGGAGCCTTCGCCGCGATCGCTGTGATCGTCATCCTCGCCGGCGTGGTCGGACTCAGCGAAGTTCGCCGAGGCGGCCGCCGCCGCGGGTGA
- a CDS encoding amino acid ABC transporter permease: MDFLELLQMFLSGAWGTIKLFTVALIGSMVLGTILAAMRVSPTPVLRAAASTYINVVRNTPLTLVMFFCAFGLPFLDIRFGSTSSFNSFVYATIALTAYTACFVAETLKSGIATIPVGQAEAARAVGLSFGQTLGQVILPQAFRTVIPPLGSVIIAMLKNTSIASAFNNRELISAMRNAIEVRGDLVIPLLFGTALAYLILALVLGRVFDYLEKKLVIMR, encoded by the coding sequence ATGGATTTCCTGGAGCTTCTCCAGATGTTCCTCTCCGGCGCGTGGGGAACGATCAAGCTCTTCACCGTCGCCCTGATCGGGTCAATGGTGTTGGGAACGATCCTCGCTGCCATGCGTGTGTCACCGACCCCGGTGCTGCGGGCGGCCGCTTCGACCTACATCAACGTCGTGCGGAACACTCCGCTGACGCTGGTGATGTTCTTCTGCGCCTTCGGACTGCCGTTCCTCGACATCCGCTTCGGATCGACGAGCTCGTTCAACTCCTTCGTCTACGCGACGATCGCGCTGACGGCCTACACTGCGTGCTTCGTGGCCGAGACGCTCAAGTCCGGCATCGCGACGATCCCGGTCGGTCAGGCAGAAGCCGCACGTGCCGTGGGACTGAGCTTCGGTCAGACCTTGGGTCAGGTGATCCTGCCGCAGGCCTTCCGTACCGTCATCCCGCCGCTGGGCAGCGTGATCATCGCGATGCTCAAGAACACCTCGATCGCCTCGGCGTTCAACAACCGGGAGCTGATCTCGGCGATGCGCAATGCCATCGAAGTCCGCGGTGACCTCGTCATCCCCCTGCTGTTCGGCACCGCCCTGGCCTATCTCATTCTGGCCCTGGTGCTCGGACGGGTCTTCGACTACCTGGAGAAGAAGCTGGTGATCATGCGATGA
- a CDS encoding EAL domain-containing protein yields the protein MVEAVPEDDLALEDLVRSGGIETYFAPVVDAFTFHRVGHQILQAPIGDPALGRAESENLRSAMHDSSMIGDIDASLRDTALRTAEGAGLPKSNRLFLHSEAESFATLEDRTGEPDRSVILQLDANRVANSPASVLRSVRSARSLGWGVGMSAVGADLRSASFVPLVNPSVVGLHPDVLRIDSDSHLAELNRLLHAHIERTGAVILADGVESEDDLDRVRALGARFMSGPYFGEASQEPPPFDEPKEDALVSHYSRNLPALGTPYSISQGLRREPLVMNREMLIAQIAALEERALASGTATITLGVFGEDETFSEPTRLRYEKIRDTVGLTAMFSGGFDGPPIPGVRTGLVDASDPMRNEHGVVVVGPDWSGLVAASKRNDPGSDGQTEYDVYITTDRYTCVDAARSVLTRVAPLNGAAATQRA from the coding sequence GTGGTCGAGGCTGTACCAGAAGACGACCTGGCACTCGAGGATCTCGTGCGCTCGGGCGGGATCGAAACCTATTTCGCACCGGTCGTCGACGCCTTCACCTTCCATCGAGTCGGACATCAGATCCTGCAGGCCCCCATCGGAGACCCGGCACTGGGCCGTGCGGAATCCGAGAATCTGCGATCGGCGATGCACGACTCATCGATGATCGGCGATATCGATGCGTCCCTGCGTGATACTGCACTGCGGACAGCCGAGGGTGCCGGACTGCCGAAGTCGAACCGGCTGTTCCTCCACTCCGAGGCGGAGTCCTTCGCCACGCTCGAAGACCGCACGGGAGAACCGGACCGGTCCGTCATCCTCCAGCTCGACGCCAATCGTGTCGCGAACTCACCCGCCTCGGTGCTGCGATCAGTGCGCTCGGCCCGATCACTCGGTTGGGGAGTGGGGATGTCGGCGGTGGGAGCCGATCTCCGCAGTGCCTCGTTCGTTCCCCTCGTCAACCCTTCGGTCGTCGGGCTTCACCCGGACGTGCTGCGCATCGATTCGGATTCGCATCTGGCCGAACTCAACCGCCTGCTCCACGCCCATATCGAACGCACCGGCGCGGTCATCCTCGCCGATGGAGTCGAGAGCGAGGACGATCTTGACCGGGTGCGCGCGCTTGGTGCACGCTTCATGTCCGGACCCTATTTCGGGGAGGCGTCGCAGGAGCCGCCGCCGTTCGACGAGCCGAAAGAGGATGCACTCGTCTCGCACTACTCGCGCAACCTGCCGGCGCTGGGCACTCCGTACTCCATCTCTCAGGGCCTGCGTCGTGAACCGCTGGTGATGAACCGTGAGATGCTCATCGCTCAGATCGCTGCGCTCGAAGAACGTGCGCTGGCGTCGGGGACGGCGACGATCACGCTCGGTGTCTTCGGTGAGGACGAGACGTTCTCCGAGCCGACTCGACTCCGTTATGAGAAGATCCGCGACACCGTCGGTCTCACCGCCATGTTCTCGGGAGGATTCGACGGACCGCCGATCCCCGGAGTGCGCACCGGACTCGTCGACGCCTCGGATCCGATGCGCAATGAGCACGGTGTCGTCGTGGTCGGCCCCGACTGGTCAGGCTTGGTCGCCGCATCGAAGCGAAACGATCCCGGCAGCGATGGCCAGACTGAGTACGACGTCTACATCACCACTGATCGATACACCTGCGTCGACGCCGCACGCAGCGTCCTCACCCGTGTCGCACCGCTCAACGGCGCGGCGGCGACACAGCGCGCCTGA
- a CDS encoding glycosyltransferase, whose translation MSAHRPTPTRRILIPAETYAPEVNGAAKFAERLAAGLAGRGNDVHVACPSATGKPSVSVEDGVTVHRLTAHRWPLHPTWMICMPWETKPELSRLLDSLQPDVVHTQAHFVIGRYAFSESIRRGIPVVATNHFMPDNVRPYLKAPKAVLDGGTAIAWWDLRRKFQSADFITVPTQLAADLLTQNGFSSPIRAVSCGIDLERFAHLRETESPAPRSGPPRVLFVGRLSSEKHASDIVEAVAKTDPALGLEADIVGGGDQETPLTELAAELGISDRVHVLGKISDRELMDAYQRCTFFCMPSTAELQSIATLEALASRKPVVLADAVALPHLVRDGVNGYLFPPRDVDALADRFARLCTASDAEHEAMSSASLDVVAKHDIEYTLDTFESIYDKVITGALGTSAA comes from the coding sequence CTGTCTGCGCACCGTCCCACTCCGACCCGCCGAATCCTCATTCCGGCCGAGACGTACGCCCCGGAAGTCAATGGTGCCGCGAAGTTCGCCGAACGACTGGCCGCCGGACTCGCCGGCCGCGGCAACGATGTCCACGTCGCCTGCCCCTCGGCCACGGGGAAACCCTCGGTCAGCGTCGAGGACGGAGTCACCGTCCACCGACTCACCGCCCACCGGTGGCCGTTGCATCCGACGTGGATGATCTGCATGCCCTGGGAGACGAAACCCGAGCTCTCCAGACTGCTTGACAGCCTGCAGCCGGATGTCGTTCACACCCAGGCGCACTTCGTCATCGGCCGCTACGCGTTCTCCGAATCGATCCGCCGTGGCATCCCCGTCGTGGCCACCAACCATTTCATGCCCGACAATGTGCGCCCCTATCTCAAGGCTCCTAAGGCCGTCCTCGACGGCGGCACGGCCATCGCCTGGTGGGACCTGCGCAGAAAGTTCCAATCGGCCGACTTCATCACGGTGCCCACCCAGTTGGCCGCTGATCTGCTCACGCAGAACGGGTTCTCCTCCCCTATCCGCGCGGTCTCCTGCGGAATCGATCTCGAGCGCTTCGCCCACCTGCGTGAGACCGAATCTCCCGCACCGAGGTCGGGTCCGCCGCGAGTCCTCTTCGTCGGGCGTCTCTCCTCGGAGAAACATGCCTCTGACATCGTCGAAGCAGTTGCGAAGACGGACCCTGCACTCGGCCTCGAAGCCGATATCGTCGGCGGCGGAGACCAGGAGACACCGCTCACAGAGCTCGCCGCGGAGCTGGGCATCTCCGACCGCGTCCACGTCCTCGGCAAGATCAGCGACCGAGAACTCATGGACGCCTACCAACGCTGCACGTTCTTCTGCATGCCCTCGACTGCCGAACTGCAGTCGATCGCCACGCTCGAGGCGCTGGCCTCCCGCAAACCCGTCGTGCTCGCCGATGCGGTGGCTCTGCCGCACCTCGTCCGCGACGGCGTCAACGGATACCTCTTCCCACCTCGCGACGTCGATGCCCTCGCCGACCGGTTCGCCCGCCTGTGCACGGCCTCGGACGCCGAGCACGAGGCGATGTCGAGCGCCTCGCTGGACGTCGTCGCCAAGCACGACATCGAATACACGCTCGACACCTTCGAGTCGATCTACGACAAGGTCATCACCGGAGCCCTGGGAACCTCAGCGGCCTGA
- a CDS encoding GNAT family N-acetyltransferase: MLSVADARDKESQMPQPELSSTPVRVLKNDDRERFELFTDGTPGEFIGFLGYRVIDPRTLELQHTIISEGYSRRGFARTLVTKVLDIIRADGGTIVPTCSYVVDYLERFPQYRDLVADR; the protein is encoded by the coding sequence GTGCTCTCCGTCGCCGACGCCCGTGACAAGGAGTCGCAGATGCCGCAGCCCGAACTCAGCTCCACACCGGTCAGGGTCCTGAAGAACGACGACCGGGAACGATTCGAGCTGTTCACCGATGGGACTCCGGGGGAGTTCATCGGATTCCTCGGCTACCGAGTCATCGATCCACGGACGCTGGAACTCCAGCACACGATCATCTCCGAGGGCTACTCCCGACGCGGCTTCGCCCGCACGCTGGTCACGAAGGTCCTCGACATCATCCGTGCCGACGGCGGTACTATCGTCCCCACCTGCTCCTACGTCGTGGACTACCTCGAACGATTCCCGCAGTACCGCGACCTCGTGGCTGATCGGTGA
- a CDS encoding glutamate ABC transporter substrate-binding protein, with protein sequence MKKLRLTVASVAIGMLALSGCGQGGTPESSGDGDKAEAPEYSVATGVDLKDSKTWQKAKDAGEITIGVKKDQPGLGNVSAGSDTPEGFDIEIAKMVAAHLGFEPDQIKYTETVSANREPFLQQGNVDMVVATYTINDERKKVVDFAGPYYVAGQDLLVAEDSDIAGPDDLDGKKVCSVDGSTPAQNIEDKYKKAELVTYDAYSKCVTDLQSGSVDAVTTDDAILRGYAKQYEGEFKVVGKPFTEEPYGVGLPKGDDALRDAVNDAIEEGMDNGDWKKAFEYTLGSTDDVDMPKVDRY encoded by the coding sequence ATGAAGAAGCTCAGACTGACAGTCGCCTCGGTGGCAATCGGAATGCTGGCCCTCAGCGGCTGCGGCCAGGGCGGAACCCCGGAATCCTCCGGTGACGGGGACAAGGCGGAAGCACCGGAGTACTCGGTGGCCACCGGTGTCGACCTGAAGGATTCGAAGACCTGGCAGAAGGCCAAGGACGCCGGCGAGATCACCATCGGCGTGAAGAAGGACCAGCCCGGACTCGGCAACGTCTCGGCCGGTTCGGATACGCCGGAGGGCTTCGACATCGAGATCGCGAAGATGGTCGCCGCGCACCTCGGCTTCGAACCTGACCAGATCAAGTACACCGAAACCGTCTCGGCCAACCGCGAGCCCTTCCTCCAGCAGGGCAACGTCGACATGGTCGTGGCCACCTACACGATCAACGACGAACGCAAGAAGGTCGTCGACTTCGCCGGACCGTACTACGTCGCCGGTCAGGATCTGCTCGTGGCCGAGGACTCCGACATCGCCGGACCCGACGACCTGGACGGGAAGAAGGTCTGCTCCGTCGACGGTTCGACCCCGGCACAGAACATCGAAGACAAGTACAAGAAGGCCGAACTCGTCACCTACGACGCATATTCGAAGTGCGTGACCGACCTCCAGTCGGGATCCGTCGACGCTGTCACCACGGACGACGCGATCCTCCGCGGCTATGCCAAGCAGTACGAAGGCGAGTTCAAGGTCGTCGGCAAGCCCTTCACCGAAGAGCCCTACGGTGTCGGACTGCCCAAGGGCGACGACGCGCTGCGTGACGCCGTCAACGACGCCATCGAGGAAGGCATGGACAACGGCGACTGGAAGAAGGCCTTCGAATACACCCTCGGATCCACCGACGATGTCGACATGCCCAAAGTCGACCGCTACTGA
- a CDS encoding LLM class flavin-dependent oxidoreductase, whose amino-acid sequence MRSFGFLSFGHYDAEGELDAGQMLRDAVEISVGADSIGVNGAYFRVHHYATQAASPIPLLSTIAARTQRIEVGTGVIDMRYENPLYLAEEAAALDLLSDQRVALGISRGSPEPALRGWEAFGYEDPSGPKAATMAREKFDLFLRAVRGERLTPADPQQFGPSVRLRIEPHSPGLERRIWWGAGSASTAEWAAQQGVNLMSSTLLTEATGAAFGDLQAEQIDRYRTAWREAGHEWTPRVSVSRSIFPITTDLDDLYFGRRGGSQGDQIGIIDDTRSTFGRTYAGEPDQLIEELKADAAVDAADTLMLTIPSQLGVDYNLHILESFAEHVAPALGWVPTDAGTDVGWQ is encoded by the coding sequence ATGAGGTCTTTCGGATTCCTGAGTTTCGGGCACTATGACGCCGAAGGCGAACTGGACGCCGGGCAGATGCTTCGCGACGCCGTGGAGATCTCGGTCGGTGCCGACTCCATCGGCGTCAATGGTGCCTACTTCCGTGTCCACCACTACGCGACGCAGGCCGCCTCGCCGATTCCGCTGCTGTCGACGATCGCGGCACGTACTCAGCGGATCGAGGTCGGCACCGGTGTGATCGACATGCGCTATGAGAATCCCCTCTACCTCGCCGAGGAGGCTGCAGCCCTCGATCTGCTCTCCGACCAGCGGGTGGCGCTGGGCATCAGCCGAGGATCACCCGAACCGGCACTGCGCGGATGGGAGGCCTTCGGTTATGAGGACCCGAGCGGACCGAAGGCGGCGACCATGGCCAGGGAGAAGTTCGACCTCTTCCTCCGCGCCGTCCGCGGCGAACGCCTCACTCCTGCCGATCCGCAGCAGTTCGGACCTAGTGTCAGGCTGCGGATCGAACCGCACTCACCGGGCCTCGAGCGTCGCATCTGGTGGGGTGCGGGATCGGCGTCCACCGCCGAATGGGCGGCGCAGCAGGGCGTGAATCTCATGAGCTCCACGCTGCTCACCGAGGCGACCGGAGCCGCATTCGGCGATCTGCAGGCAGAGCAGATCGACCGCTACCGGACAGCGTGGCGCGAGGCGGGACACGAGTGGACGCCCAGAGTGTCCGTCAGCCGCAGCATCTTCCCGATCACCACCGACCTCGACGACCTGTACTTCGGCCGCAGGGGTGGGAGTCAGGGCGACCAGATCGGCATCATCGACGACACCAGGTCGACCTTCGGTCGCACATACGCCGGCGAACCCGATCAGTTGATCGAAGAGCTCAAGGCCGATGCTGCCGTCGACGCAGCCGACACTCTCATGCTGACGATCCCGAGTCAGTTGGGAGTCGACTACAACCTCCACATCCTCGAGTCCTTTGCTGAGCACGTCGCACCCGCTCTCGGCTGGGTGCCGACCGATGCGGGCACGGACGTAGGATGGCAGTGA
- a CDS encoding DMT family transporter: MTIVAIALAGLAAVALAYGALYQHDAVTDQDDSHNGLSWAHFVELLSNRRWLLGLFVLGLGTAGNFVALALAPVMVVQPIGAFSLIVSVLLGVRHRGLQVNRRLVQAVVWCTIGVTVFVALSATIARSEVHLGADALPLFWITAVVVALGLIIMLAFRHAPQLVLIVSAGLLFACVATNAHLVSVQFLQAGLAQVTWLNACALLAAVALGSWFVQNAYAAGPPEMVIAGLTVIDPIGAVILGTVVLGEAADAPIWLILIIALTGLVACAGVVVLSRYHPDVRDREAQRRNARRSDTMTDTEES; encoded by the coding sequence GTGACCATAGTGGCAATCGCACTCGCCGGCCTGGCTGCTGTCGCCCTCGCCTATGGTGCCCTGTACCAGCACGATGCCGTCACCGATCAGGACGATTCGCACAACGGCCTGAGCTGGGCGCATTTCGTCGAGCTGCTGAGCAACCGACGCTGGCTGTTGGGACTGTTCGTCCTCGGCCTCGGCACCGCTGGCAATTTCGTGGCCCTCGCGCTCGCCCCGGTCATGGTCGTCCAGCCGATCGGGGCGTTCTCCCTCATCGTCTCCGTGCTCCTCGGTGTCCGTCACCGCGGCCTCCAGGTCAACCGACGGCTCGTCCAGGCCGTCGTCTGGTGCACGATCGGGGTGACGGTCTTCGTCGCGCTCTCGGCGACAATCGCCCGTTCGGAGGTCCACCTCGGCGCGGATGCCCTGCCGCTGTTCTGGATCACCGCCGTCGTCGTCGCTCTGGGCCTGATCATCATGCTCGCGTTTCGGCACGCCCCGCAGCTCGTGCTCATCGTCTCTGCCGGGCTGCTCTTCGCGTGCGTCGCCACGAACGCCCACCTCGTCAGCGTCCAATTCCTGCAGGCCGGCCTCGCCCAGGTCACCTGGCTGAATGCATGTGCGCTGCTCGCAGCCGTGGCACTGGGTTCCTGGTTCGTCCAGAACGCCTACGCCGCGGGCCCGCCCGAGATGGTCATCGCGGGCCTGACCGTCATCGATCCGATCGGTGCCGTCATCCTCGGCACCGTCGTGCTCGGCGAGGCGGCCGATGCCCCCATATGGCTGATCCTCATCATCGCACTCACCGGATTGGTCGCCTGCGCCGGAGTCGTTGTATTGTCGCGGTATCATCCCGATGTCAGAGACCGAGAAGCTCAGCGCAGGAACGCCCGCCGTTCCGACACCATGACCGACACCGAGGAGAGCTGA
- a CDS encoding amino acid ABC transporter ATP-binding protein, whose product MRDESRPLVSVTNVEKHYGEFHALKNVNLDIAEREVVVVIGPSGSGKSTLCRTINRLETITSGSITIDGKELPAEGAALAQLRSDVGMVFQAFNLFAHKTILENVTLGPIKVRKLSKSEADKQAMALLERVGVAHQADKYPAQLSGGQQQRVAIARALAMKPKVMLFDEPTSALDPEMINEVLDVMVGLAEEGMTMVVVTHEMGFARKAAHRVVFMADGEIVEVAEPEEFFTNPQSERAKDFLSKILTN is encoded by the coding sequence ATGAGAGATGAATCACGACCGTTGGTGTCGGTGACGAACGTCGAGAAGCACTACGGCGAATTCCACGCCCTGAAGAACGTCAACCTCGACATCGCCGAGCGGGAGGTCGTCGTCGTCATCGGCCCTTCGGGATCGGGCAAGTCGACACTGTGCCGGACGATCAACCGTCTGGAGACCATCACCTCGGGCAGCATCACCATCGACGGCAAGGAGCTGCCGGCCGAAGGTGCGGCGCTGGCGCAGCTGCGGTCGGACGTCGGCATGGTCTTTCAGGCGTTCAATCTCTTCGCCCACAAGACGATCCTCGAAAACGTCACTCTGGGACCGATCAAGGTCCGCAAGCTCTCGAAGTCGGAAGCGGACAAACAGGCCATGGCGCTGCTCGAACGCGTCGGGGTCGCCCATCAGGCCGACAAGTATCCCGCACAGCTCTCCGGCGGACAGCAGCAGCGTGTCGCCATCGCCCGCGCGCTGGCGATGAAACCGAAGGTGATGCTGTTCGATGAGCCCACCTCGGCGCTGGACCCCGAGATGATCAACGAAGTCCTCGACGTCATGGTCGGACTCGCGGAAGAGGGCATGACGATGGTCGTCGTCACCCATGAGATGGGCTTCGCCCGGAAGGCGGCACACCGTGTGGTGTTCATGGCCGACGGCGAGATCGTCGAGGTCGCCGAACCCGAGGAATTCTTCACCAACCCCCAGAGCGAACGAGCCAAGGACTTTCTGTCGAAGATCCTGACGAACTGA
- a CDS encoding amino acid ABC transporter permease, which produces MSAPTQVLFDEPGPKSRRNNVILSIVSALVLLAIAAFVIWKFADAGQLEADKWYPFTFAQIQMVLLQGMIATLKVAVVASVLAMVVGIVFALLRLSNKKVISVPGTIVLEFFRGVPVLLLIFAMFLMFGNDIGPFWSVVFGLTLYNGMVLAEIIRAGILAVPTGQREAAMAIGLRPGQVMSLVLMPQALRAMMPTIIAQIVVLLKDSALGFIVTYQDLLYQVNLIGREYNNLLPTFIVGAVLFIIINMIVAAFARWLESRLQRKTTANTEAEGLSAKIVD; this is translated from the coding sequence ATGAGCGCACCCACTCAAGTGCTGTTCGACGAACCCGGTCCGAAGTCCCGTCGGAACAACGTCATCCTCTCCATCGTCTCGGCTCTCGTGCTCTTGGCGATCGCGGCATTCGTCATCTGGAAGTTCGCCGATGCCGGTCAGTTGGAAGCCGATAAGTGGTACCCGTTCACGTTCGCGCAGATCCAGATGGTGCTGCTCCAGGGGATGATCGCGACCCTCAAGGTCGCCGTCGTCGCCTCGGTGCTCGCGATGGTCGTCGGCATCGTGTTCGCATTGCTGCGCCTGTCGAACAAGAAGGTCATCTCCGTCCCCGGCACGATCGTCCTCGAGTTCTTCCGCGGCGTACCCGTACTGCTGCTCATCTTCGCGATGTTCCTGATGTTCGGTAACGACATCGGCCCGTTCTGGTCGGTCGTCTTCGGCCTCACCCTCTACAACGGCATGGTGCTGGCGGAGATCATCAGGGCAGGCATCCTCGCCGTCCCCACCGGTCAACGGGAAGCGGCGATGGCCATCGGACTGCGGCCCGGCCAGGTGATGAGCCTCGTGCTCATGCCGCAGGCTCTGCGTGCGATGATGCCGACGATCATCGCCCAGATCGTCGTCCTCCTCAAGGACTCCGCACTGGGCTTCATCGTCACCTACCAGGATCTGCTCTACCAGGTGAACCTCATCGGCCGCGAGTACAACAACCTGCTGCCGACGTTCATCGTCGGTGCGGTCCTGTTCATCATCATCAACATGATCGTCGCGGCCTTCGCCCGGTGGCTCGAGTCCAGGCTTCAGCGCAAGACGACAGCGAACACCGAGGCGGAGGGACTTTCCGCTAAGATCGTCGACTGA
- the gluQRS gene encoding tRNA glutamyl-Q(34) synthetase GluQRS yields MTAGPTADGVGRGAGRDTGPGAANGAGRFAPSPSGDLHIGNIRSGLLAFVRARQTGRRFLWRIEDLDRVKPGAAESQLAVFAELGVTPDEEPLVQSSRLHRYAAAIDRLDKAGLVYECYCSRKDIAQAPSAPHAPPGAYPGTCRHLGEGDREARRAELAEQGRQPALRLRTDNAAHSIHDELLGEVTATVDDLVLRRGDGVFAYNLTVVVDDSASGVDEVLRGDDLASSAPRQAYLAGLLGAGPMGWLHVPLVLNSDGRRLAKRDGAVTYQQLCALGWTVADVFAWMQQSLGFDDADENWTGIDDMVAHLDFGRLDAQPTVFVPPSGD; encoded by the coding sequence GTGACGGCAGGACCGACTGCCGACGGTGTCGGCCGCGGTGCAGGACGGGACACGGGCCCCGGTGCCGCTAACGGTGCAGGACGCTTCGCACCGAGCCCGAGCGGCGACCTGCACATCGGAAACATCCGATCGGGACTCTTGGCCTTCGTCCGCGCGCGACAGACCGGCCGGCGTTTCCTCTGGCGCATCGAAGACCTCGACCGGGTCAAGCCCGGCGCTGCCGAGTCCCAATTGGCCGTCTTCGCCGAACTCGGTGTCACCCCCGATGAGGAGCCACTCGTCCAATCGTCGCGTCTGCACCGCTATGCGGCGGCGATCGACCGGCTCGACAAGGCAGGTCTGGTCTACGAATGCTACTGCTCGCGCAAGGACATCGCGCAGGCACCGAGTGCTCCGCACGCACCGCCCGGTGCCTATCCGGGAACCTGCCGCCACCTCGGCGAGGGCGACCGGGAGGCCAGACGAGCAGAACTGGCAGAGCAGGGGCGGCAGCCGGCCCTACGGCTGCGCACCGACAACGCCGCTCATTCGATCCATGATGAGCTCCTCGGAGAGGTCACGGCCACCGTCGACGATCTTGTGCTCCGCCGGGGCGACGGCGTGTTCGCCTACAACCTCACCGTCGTCGTCGATGACTCCGCCAGCGGCGTGGACGAGGTGCTCCGCGGTGACGACCTCGCCTCCTCGGCACCGCGACAGGCCTACCTGGCCGGACTGCTCGGGGCTGGGCCGATGGGCTGGCTCCACGTGCCGTTGGTGCTCAACAGCGACGGCAGACGTTTGGCCAAACGCGATGGTGCGGTGACCTATCAGCAGCTGTGTGCCCTCGGGTGGACCGTCGCCGATGTCTTCGCCTGGATGCAGCAGTCACTGGGTTTCGACGATGCCGACGAGAACTGGACGGGCATCGATGACATGGTCGCCCACCTCGACTTCGGTCGTCTCGATGCGCAGCCCACCGTCTTCGTTCCGCCGTCGGGAGACTGA